The sequence GCGCGGCCGCCATCGCCACGCGGGTGATGAGCGGCGACCTACGTCGTCCGCCCGAGGATCGCCAGGTGCCCGGCTGGCTGGTGCGCGTGCTCAAGCGCGGGCTGAGCGTGCTGCCGGAGCAACGCTTCGCATCGATGGGCGAGCTGCTCGACGTGCTGTCGCGTCTGGGTCGCGAGCGGGCGCAGCTCGAGATCTCCGACCCGGTCGGCCCCACCGGCCCCCTGTTCGCACGGCGCTATGAGCTGCGCGACGAGCCTGGGCGTCGGGGGCCGAGCATCGCGCGTGATCGCCTGACGCGACGGCTGGTGGCACTGCACCGCTTCGCCTCCGACGACCACGACGACGACCAACGCGAGCGCCTGCGGACCCTGGCGGGCCTGCGACACCCCAACCTCGTGCAGGTGCTCGACCACGGGCGCGAGGGCGACGAGGGCTACCTCGCGTGCGAGCACGCCGACGCGGCGGTCGACTGGCCCGGCGCAGGCACCGATCGTCCCCATGCGATCGCGGTCTCGATGGTGGCGCAGCTGCTGCGCGCGGTCGAGTCACTCCACCGCCGCGACCTCGTGCACGGCGCGCTGTCACCGACCGCCGTCGACGTGCTCGACACACAGGTGAAGCTCCGCGACCTCGTACCGTGCCTGGGCGGTGAGACGCCCACACGAAACGCTGGCTACCTCGCGCCCGAGGTGCTGCTCGGCGAGCAGCGCACGCCGCAGTGCGATCTATACGGCGTCGGCATGCTCGCGCTCGAGCTCTTCACCGGCCAGCGGCCGCACGAGGCCGACGATCCCGGCAGCGTGGTCGACGAGACCCTCGCCGGGCGGGACCTCCAGCTCGGCGCGCTCGAGCCCGAGCTGGCCACGTGGCTGCGGCGGATGCTGCAACCCGACCCAGCGCTGCGGTTCGGCTCCGCCGAGCTGGCCCTGCGTGCGCTCGTGCAGACCACCCGCGGTACGCTCGCGCTCGAGACGGTCGAGACCCGCGAGTCCGCGCTGCAGACCGTCGGCTTCGCCGGGCGCGACGCCGAGTGGACCGCGCTGGTGCACGCGCTGCGTCGCAGCTGCGATGGCGCCGGCGAGACCTGGCTGGTGGGGGGCGAGAGTGGCGTCGGCAAGTCGCGTCTGCTCGACGAGCTGCGCGCCGAGGCCATCGCCCGCGGCGCTCTGGTCGTACGCGGGCAGGCCCGCGCCGACGGCGGTCGCCCACACGAGGTCTGGCGCGAGCTGTTCCGCGTGCTCGCGCTGTGCGGCGCCGACGAGGTCGCGGCCTCGGTGCTGGCACCGGTGGTGCCCGACATCGATCAGCTACGCGGACGCACCCACAAGCACGCGCCCGAGCTCGACGCCCAGAGCAATCAGCAGCGGCTGTTGCGGGCGGTGGTGTGGTCGTTGCGGGCGATGCAGACCCCGTTGGTGGTGCTGCTCGACGACGTGCAGTGGGCCGGCAGCGAAGCCATCGATCTGCTCGATCACTTGACGCCGCAGCTGGCCTCGCTGCCAGTGCTCGTCATCGCCAGCTACCGCAACGACGAGGCCGAGTCGCTGCCGGGACAGGTCGCGGGCGCCAAGGTCATGTCACTGCAGCCGCTCGGCGCCGCAGCGATCGAACAGCTCGCGCGCAGCGTGACCGGCGGCCGGCGCGACGAGCTGGTGCGCTTGCTGCAGCGCGAGAGCGAGGGCAACCCGCTGCTCGCCGTCGAGGTGGTGCGATTCCTCGCCGAGGAGGCCGGCACGCTGACCGCGATCGCCGACATGCCGCTGCCCGAGGTGGTCGACGCCGGCGGCGTGCGTCGGATGATGCGGCGACGGATCGAGCGCGTGGCCCCGTGGGCGCGGCCGCTCCTCGAGCTCGCCGCCGTCGCAGGGCGGGCGCTCGATCTCGGGCTGCTCGCACGACTGGAGCCGACCGCGGACCTCGATCGCTTCGTCGCCCACGTCACCGCCGCCACGGTGATCGACGTCGGCAGCGAGGGTCCGCGCTTCCGCCACGACAAGCTGCGCGAGTACGTGCTGTCGGAGCTCTCGGACGAGCGTCGACGCGTCCTGCACCGCCGCGTCGGCGAGGCCCTGCGGGCGCGCCACGGCGACGATCCCGGCCACGCGCCGGCGCTGGCCCACCACTTCCGCGAGGCCGGCGACCTCGCGGCCGAGGCCCACTTCTCCGGCCTCGCCGGCGAGCTCGCGCTCGACAACGGTGCCCACCGCGATGCCGCACGTCTGCTCGCGCGCGCGCTCGAGCTCCACGGCCACGGCAGCTCGGATCGTCTGCAGCTCATGCGCTGGCATCGCATGCTCGGCGAGGCCCACTACGTGCTCGGCGATCTATCGCGCGCGGTCGCGGGACTCGGCGCCGCCGTCGAGACGTACGGCCGACGGGTGCCGAGCAGCCGCCTGGGCTGGAGCTGGCTGTTGCTGCGGCTGTCGCTGCTGCAGCTGTTGCTGCTGGCGTGGCCCGGTCGGCTGGTCGCGCGCAGCCCCAGCCGCCGCGCCGCGATGGACGAGGCCGCCCGCGCGGCCGGTCGCCTCGCCAACCTCTCGACCTACAGCGGCGACGTGCTGCGGATCTTCGCGTGGAGCCTGCTCGCCGCCAACCTCTCGGAGCGCGCCGGTCGACCCGGCGCCTACGCGCTGGCGGTGATGGGCTACTCGGCCTCGTACATGGGCATGCCGAAGCTCGCCGATCGCTACTTCGCGCGGGCGAGCGCGGCCGCCGTCGAGCGCGACGACGCCATCGCGCTGGTCGAGGCGCTGCAGATGGAGTGCTCCTATCGCCTCGGCGGCGGCGACCTGGGCCGCTGCCGCGCGCTGGTGGAGGACGGCTACGCGGCGGCGGAACGCGCCGGATACCAGCTCGGCCTCGCGCTCGCCGAGGGCTTCCACGGCCAGTGCGAGTACTACCTCGGCAACTTCCAAACCATGCTCGCGCACTACTGCCGCGCCAGCGAGCTGCTGACGCTGCACTCACCCGAGCACGAGCACTCGTTCGCGTGCGGGCAGGCCCATGCGCTGGCCATGATGGGTCGCGCGCCCGAGGCCAGCGCGCTGCTCGACACCACCGCGGCGCGCAGCGGCGCGCAGTACCTGCTGGGTGAGGCCTTCGTGCTCGCGGCGCGATGCTTCATCGCGACGGTCGCGGCCGAGCCGGCCGCGGCGCTCGAGGCCGCGGTCGCGACACGACGCTACGTGCAGGCGCGGCGCATCGCGATCCCACCGCCGTGCGGGCAGGTGCTGGTGGGACCCGCCGAGGCGTTGGTGGTCGCGGCGCGGGGGCTCGGCACGCCCGAGGTCTGGTCCGAGGCCCGCGGCCACCTGGCGCAGATGACGGCCTGGGCGCGCAAGCACCCGGTCGGAGAGGCACCGGCGTTGCTGTTCGGGGCTCGGCTCGCGGCCATCGAGGGCGACGTCACCGCAGCGACCTCGGGACTCGAGCAGGCGCTGGTGGCCGCGAAGCGCCACGCGCTGCGCTTCTGTCAGGCGCAGGCCGAGCTCGAGCTCGGGCTGCTCCGCGGTCCCCACAGTGAGGCTGGCCGCGGCCACCTCGAGCGCGCGCGCGAGCTGTGCGATCGCTGCGGCGCGGGCCACCACGCCGCGCTCGCACGCGCGCGACTCGACGCCGCTGCGCTCGATCCACCGGCCGAGCTCGACCCCGATCACGTCACGCGGGGGTGACGGCGGTTGGCGATCGTCACCAACGCGATGTAGGCGCAATCGAAGCCGAAGATCGCGGCCGATAGGAAGGTCAGGAAGCCGAGCCCGCCGAGCTCGGGGTCGATGAGGCGCACGACCACGTGGCACTCGATCGAGGTGCCCAGCGTGCCGAGCATCTTGAACCACGCGCCGGTGGTCGACAGGCCGCGCGGGTCGTCCCACCGCTCGAGCGCCATGACCACGAACAGCACGCTCATCACCAGGTTGATCATGAACGCCGCGACCAAGCCCAGGCGATCGGGATAGTCGAGCGCGAACGTGTACTGCCCGACGAAGCCGAGCACGAACACCAGCGCGAACGCGGCGATGTAGTGCCGCCGCACCAGCTCGAGCCGCTGCAGCGGGGGGCCGTAGCGCAGCGTCTGTGCGACGATCACCACGTCGACCAGCAGCCAGATGCGATCGAACGCGTGCCACAGCGCGACCGGATTGGGCAGGAACAGCGACGCCAGCAGCTCCCACGAGAAGTTCAAGCCGACCGCGGTCATCGGCAGGCCGTTGGCGCGGTCGCGTCGCGAGCGGCGGATGATCGCGACGTAGGCGATGACCCAGCACACGCAGCCCAGGGCGCCGACCACGTTGAACCACGCCCACAGGTCGAACGCGATCGGGTCGACGCCGGCGAACGACTCGTTGGCGTACAGCGGGTGCACGGGTCAGCTCCGCGCCGGCAGCTGCCAGCGCCGCGCGAGGTGATCGGGGATGTCGAAGTTG is a genomic window of Deltaproteobacteria bacterium containing:
- a CDS encoding protein kinase, with the translated sequence MDDATTPTATHAVGIDLGTTHCALAYARLDRPHVRLMAIPQLVAPGELAAAPLLPSFLYLPASEELTAADRALPWAQPDVVVGEAARRLGAKVPARLVASAKSWVCHGGVDRRAPILPWNAPESLPHVSPYAAQVEYLAHLRAAWDHEHEGAPLERQDVVVTVPASFDEGARELTAAAAREAGLGEVRLLEEPQAAFYDWLGAHEHDVDAQLGDAKLILVIDVGGGTTDLTLLRVRDRDDEGARIERIAVGGHLMLGGDNMDAALAMFALGKAGLERPEDATTWSALVQSARVAKERLLGAEPPAQATLTMPSRGSRLVAGSKSITVERDEAVAVLLDGFVPRSDRDQQAARVGRAGLTTLGLPFTSDTAIVRHVHLLAPSRRRGRGRRCPRRRRTAAPRSRAAQRRRLQRARAGAAPVRSAVELVGRRAGHAARAHLAGSRGRPWCGALDPRAPRSRASHRWRHRPRLLHRRRRPRRQAGAVRGPTRDGARRQRCGARSDLRAGARSPGRVPAVRLHRRSRRRPRHRGRARRRARAAAGAHHRAARPHRRCGSPQRAGHAAHEHRRHRCARDRSRHRHAAAATLATGLRAASPGAERRRDLGRDDGQRRTGGTAGAPGPRTARARAAGQRRRCAKAVARRDRGPARSPRYVVGGDLPRARRSLPRAGPDPRTQRGPRAQLDARPGLVSPPGLRHGRRRRAHRSHAAVVRRRSAPSQQGQLGRVVDPVASHRRGAVEREAARGVRRAAPVVAARRRRGATSRAAQARAHRDAAARGHARSHRGGRQGRTRRAPAAARRQARLVLAARPRGRPRAAVERDRRRRRGHPGRRSCGRADVGAATARTRSRDRRRCDVRVGLDRALHGRCASRSACTAAGRGRRAAREVEGARGVDRAGPAWCSAVRGRPRTDVRRQPAGGPAAVVVAPPRARYAGRPNIRVHASACTPAGARDRGPWDDGAAVELTGRLTRLDVSDDGGDADAPGPEIPASIGRFEVRRKLGEGGMGVVFAAYDAELDREVAIKLLRARGADAAPARARLLREARAMAKLSHPNVITIYDVGTLDEHVFIAMELVQGLNLRRWLRHRPRTWRGVLERFADAGAGLAAAHAAGIIHRDFKPDNVLVGDDGRVRVLDFGLARRIDVDAELTPDSPQLASPDDIERLTLSGAVMGTPAYMAPEQWRGLAIDHRTDQFAFCVALWEALFGQRPFGGTGAAAIATRVMSGDLRRPPEDRQVPGWLVRVLKRGLSVLPEQRFASMGELLDVLSRLGRERAQLEISDPVGPTGPLFARRYELRDEPGRRGPSIARDRLTRRLVALHRFASDDHDDDQRERLRTLAGLRHPNLVQVLDHGREGDEGYLACEHADAAVDWPGAGTDRPHAIAVSMVAQLLRAVESLHRRDLVHGALSPTAVDVLDTQVKLRDLVPCLGGETPTRNAGYLAPEVLLGEQRTPQCDLYGVGMLALELFTGQRPHEADDPGSVVDETLAGRDLQLGALEPELATWLRRMLQPDPALRFGSAELALRALVQTTRGTLALETVETRESALQTVGFAGRDAEWTALVHALRRSCDGAGETWLVGGESGVGKSRLLDELRAEAIARGALVVRGQARADGGRPHEVWRELFRVLALCGADEVAASVLAPVVPDIDQLRGRTHKHAPELDAQSNQQRLLRAVVWSLRAMQTPLVVLLDDVQWAGSEAIDLLDHLTPQLASLPVLVIASYRNDEAESLPGQVAGAKVMSLQPLGAAAIEQLARSVTGGRRDELVRLLQRESEGNPLLAVEVVRFLAEEAGTLTAIADMPLPEVVDAGGVRRMMRRRIERVAPWARPLLELAAVAGRALDLGLLARLEPTADLDRFVAHVTAATVIDVGSEGPRFRHDKLREYVLSELSDERRRVLHRRVGEALRARHGDDPGHAPALAHHFREAGDLAAEAHFSGLAGELALDNGAHRDAARLLARALELHGHGSSDRLQLMRWHRMLGEAHYVLGDLSRAVAGLGAAVETYGRRVPSSRLGWSWLLLRLSLLQLLLLAWPGRLVARSPSRRAAMDEAARAAGRLANLSTYSGDVLRIFAWSLLAANLSERAGRPGAYALAVMGYSASYMGMPKLADRYFARASAAAVERDDAIALVEALQMECSYRLGGGDLGRCRALVEDGYAAAERAGYQLGLALAEGFHGQCEYYLGNFQTMLAHYCRASELLTLHSPEHEHSFACGQAHALAMMGRAPEASALLDTTAARSGAQYLLGEAFVLAARCFIATVAAEPAAALEAAVATRRYVQARRIAIPPPCGQVLVGPAEALVVAARGLGTPEVWSEARGHLAQMTAWARKHPVGEAPALLFGARLAAIEGDVTAATSGLEQALVAAKRHALRFCQAQAELELGLLRGPHSEAGRGHLERARELCDRCGAGHHAALARARLDAAALDPPAELDPDHVTRG